In Kytococcus sedentarius DSM 20547, the sequence GCCGGTCTCGGTGGTGGCGCGGGAACTGGCCGCCGTCGGGGTGCCGGTGTTCCCGTGTCTGTCCGGCGGCAAGCGTCCCCTGACGACGCATGGTTTCCACGACGCCACCACCGACCTCGAACGGATCACGGCGTGGTGGCGTGAGCATCCGGAAGCGAACCTCGCCGTGCCCACCGGCGCGGCGTCCGGGGTGGTGGTGGTCGATGTCGACGTGCACGGGCCCGTCGACGGATACCGGGCGTTCGAGCGCGCTCACCGTGCGGGGCTGGTGTCGGGGTGGTGGCAGCTTCTCGTGGCGACGCCCTCGGCTGGGATGCACGCCTACTACCCGGCAACCCCAGATCGGGAACAGCGGTCGTGGCAGGCCGCGCGCGCTGGGATCGACTTCCGTGGTGACGGTGGGTACATCGTCGTCCCACCCTCGACCGTGTCCACCGGCGGCAAGAGCGCCGGCTACCGGGTGCGGCGGACCAACAGCGGGGCGTCGTCGGTGCTCGACTCCGACCAGCTGCGAGAGTTCCTCGATCCCCGTCCCACGCCCGCCGGCAGATCGGGCCGGAAGGTGGAACGGTCAGCGGATGTGTCGCGCCTGGCGGCGTGGGTCGCCGGCCGCGGCGAAGGAGAACGGAACCGAGGCCTGTTCTGGGCCGCCTGCCGCCTCGCAGAGAGCAACATCCCCGCGCCGGAAGCGCTGGAGGTGCTCGCGGCCGCAGCCACGCAGGCGGGGCTGGGTGAGCGAGAGATCACCGCGACCGTCCGCTCCGCCTACCGCACCATCATCCGACCCCGCCCCCAGACCTCCTCGCGGGTACAGGACGGCTCCTCGCCGGCAACGGACGGTTGGTTCAGTCGAGAGGCGACTGTGCGGCCATCCCCTCCGGTGCGGGGGCTGTCATGACCGTTCATGCCAGCACCGGGCAGAGGAGCCGGCGCTGGGCGGTGGTCACCGCGGTGGCCGGGACCGTGTTCATCGCCGCCGGTGCGTTCTGGCTCTCGTTCACCGCGCTGGCCGATCTCGCTGCTCGCTCCGGGGTTGGCGGCTCGCAGGCGTGGGCGTGGCCGCTGATCGTCGACGGCATCATCGTCGTCGCTACCGTCGCCGTCGTGGCCATGGCCGGTCAGCGGTCGGCGTGGTACCCGTGGGCACTACTGATCGGCGGCGCTGCCGTGTCGGTGACCGCCAACGCGCTCCACGCCGTCGTGGCCGCGGATGCCGATGTGCCCGGGGTGCTGGCTGCGGCCGTCGCCGCGGTGCCACCGGTGGTGCTGCTGGCGATCACCCACCTGACCGTCATCCTCACCCGACCACAACGGCTCACCGATGCGTCCGTGTCCCGCGACGACGCCGTGGTCGAACAAGAAGATCGCCCGGGAACTCGGCGTGCATCCCTCCACGGTGGGCCGTTGGTTCACCGCGGCGCGCCTTCCCGACAGCACCGATGTCGAGGAGGCGACCCCATGAGTTCTGAACACGACCACGATCCGCGGCGGCCCAAAGCCGACGAGCGGGTAC encodes:
- a CDS encoding bifunctional DNA primase/polymerase encodes the protein MTAAVDAVASVLGRAAGPRPVSVVARELAAVGVPVFPCLSGGKRPLTTHGFHDATTDLERITAWWREHPEANLAVPTGAASGVVVVDVDVHGPVDGYRAFERAHRAGLVSGWWQLLVATPSAGMHAYYPATPDREQRSWQAARAGIDFRGDGGYIVVPPSTVSTGGKSAGYRVRRTNSGASSVLDSDQLREFLDPRPTPAGRSGRKVERSADVSRLAAWVAGRGEGERNRGLFWAACRLAESNIPAPEALEVLAAAATQAGLGEREITATVRSAYRTIIRPRPQTSSRVQDGSSPATDGWFSREATVRPSPPVRGLS